In Rhineura floridana isolate rRhiFlo1 chromosome 6, rRhiFlo1.hap2, whole genome shotgun sequence, one genomic interval encodes:
- the DNAI3 gene encoding dynein axonemal intermediate chain 3 isoform X1: MICAVPEQSSGQQSFKMAESPASPESPLSGGGSAKKPKAKRSPKPKGSPKGSPKGSPKSTPKSTPKGKQKPAAKKDEELDLSMASMGHPEIFPLVLTEKTQEIFNCRTDIDVTVENPYKLVNKEDIINDMKTRAAISDFHPIKKIVIDYPGEELLIVFDRELKYGQIFYLIATEEAKESILNPPEPEEEEGEVKEGVQEEYVYKPPVRKPWVSLGSEKEIEEESVKESTRKIKYKISRQHKEFGARIKFHNRNATTDAKHGYVECTTYHDKNFTIRQLEKNVGTQVVPIENETGTQTKWTYPKNATTQYYPREFSDEERQKYLSSEDLKNFIVSVAIRVELALQQNEIMNAFFDDWKALAEDEGGFAGKSDVSLKEYQSFTDLHYLKDRTVSCICWHPTIYGIIAVAVTERLSYEDRVQQSGRLLLWKAPILFWSFADPIHPQLMLECPEDIYCFQFSPSNPNIIAGGCMNGQVVLWDISEYEERLQNAKSGTGGSKNTTVNMPSFMLEQQIGKEPHLVRYCAVSSIEYGHKSVITDIQWLPELLEVNRMGTVFENRAGVCVQLVTCSPDCTIYFWDLRAHRPTIQPSNEKKKEEKIVAVPPDVPVTFKHLDLSWRPLIKVNLPKTDTGAEYSPTKLSFREEHYHTKIQDKTQPQIKPEAPIEKLPYSQIQSTSMKPLKLLENITTNFFVGTEDGEVLYTDWKMERDGDSGRLLSQKPSDTYTIHDGLVHTVQRSPFFKDIILTVGGWNFAIWKEGVMSGPLLESSCAAKRYTVGHWSLSRPGVFFIGREDGNIDIWDLLEKTHEASQTQNVCIALITCIKPWIYSSKQHFLAVSDDFGTLHVLEVSWTLSHPSSNERSSVLHYFEREVKHLEFSEQRREFRDQERMALEQEKLMKKTKVVGGQRSREIIEEQTNQDYVEFLDLEKTVLTRLGLLKVPDRFASRTN; the protein is encoded by the exons ACAACAatcttttaaaatggctgaaagcCCAGCATCCCCTGAATCCCCTTTATCTGGTGGCGGTTCAGCAAAGAAACCTAAAGCTAAAAGGTCACCAAAACCCAAAGGCTCACCCAAAGGCTCACCCAAAGGCTCACCCAAATCAACACCCAAATCAACACCCAAAGGGAAGCAAAAACCTGCTG CTAAAAAAGATGAGGAGCTTGATTTATCTATGGCAAGCATGG GCCACCCAGAAATCTTTCCCTTGGTCCTCACTGAAAAAACTCAGGAAATATTTAATTGCCGCACTGATATAGATGTCACAGTTGAAAATCCTTACAAACTTGTGAACAAAGAGGACATCATTAATGATATGAAGACAAGAGCTGCAATTTCTGACTTCCACCCAATCAAAAAAATTGTCATA GATTATCCTGGGGAAGAACTTCTGATAGTGTTTGACAGAGAATTAAAATACGGGCAGATCTTTTATCTTATTGCGACTGAAGAGGCCAAGGAAAGCATTTTAAAT CCTCCAGagccagaggaagaggaaggggaggttaAAGAGGGCGTCCAAGAAGAATATGTTTATAAGCCCCCTGTACGTAAACCTTGGGTCTCACTTGGAAGTGAAAAGGAAATTGAAGAAGAATCAGTTAAGGAATCAACAAGGAAG ATTAAATATAAGATTTCTCGGcaacacaaagaatttggggctcGGATAAAATTTCACAACAGAAATGCTACGACTGATGCTAAGCATGGCTATGTGGAATGTACGACTTATCATGACAAGAACTTTACCATTCGGCAGCTTGAGAAAAATGTTGGTACACAGGTTGTTCCAATAGAAAATGAGACAGGAACTCAGACAAAATG GACCTACCCCAAAAATGCAACGACACAATATTATCCACGAGAATTTTCAGATGAAGAAAGACAGAAATATTTGTCATCAGAAGATCTGAAAAACTTTATTGTCTCTGTGGCTATAAG AGTTGAACTAGCGCTGCAGCAAAATGAAATCATGAATGCCTTTTTTGACGACTGGAAAGcccttgcagaagatgaaggtggcTTTGCGGGCAAGTCAGATGTTTCCCTTAAGGAGTACCAGTCATTTACAGACCTGCATTATCTCAAGGACAGAACTGTTAGCTGCATTTGCTGGCACCCAACCATTTATG GGATTATTGCAGTGGCAGTAACAGAGCGACTCTCTTATGAGGACCGAGTGCAACAATCTGGTCGATTACTCTTGTGGAAAGCACCAATTCTATTTTGGAGTTTTGCAGACCCTATTCATCCCCAG CTGATGCTGGAGTGCCCTGAAGACATCTACTGCTTTCAGTTCTCTCCAAGCAATCCCaacatcattgcaggaggctgTATGAATGGACAG GTTGTTCTGTGGGACATTTCAGAGTATGAAGAGAGGTTACAAAATGCAAAGTCAGGTACAGGAGGAAGCAAAAATACCACAGTTAATATG CCAAGTTTTATGCTGGAGCAACAAATTGGGAAGGAGCCACACTTGGTGAGATATTGTGCAGTCTCTTCCATTGAATATGGCCATAAATCGGTAATAACAGATATACAGTGGTTGCCAGAGCTTTTGGAG GTCAACAGAATGGGCACTGTTTTTGAAAACAGAGCTGGAGTTTGTGTACAGCTTGTCACCTGCTCACCAGACTG CACAATTTATTTTTGGGATCTTCGAGCCCACAGGCCTACTATCCAGCCTTCGAATGagaaaaaaaaggaggaaaagatTGTTGCAGTTCCACCTGATGTGCCTGTTACCTTCAAACACCTGGATCTCTCCTGGAGGCCTCTCATTAAG GTAAACCTGCCCAAGACAGATACAGGTGCAGAGTACAGTCCAACAAAACTTAGCTTCAGAGAAGAGCATTATCATACCAAAATTCAAG ACAAAACACAACCCCAAATCAAACCAGAGGCACCTATAGAAAAGCTGCCATATAGCCAGATACAGAGCACGTCAATGAAACCTCTTAAGCTGCTAGAAAATATCACCACCAACTTTTTTGTTGGGACTGAA GATGGCGAAGTTCTTTATACAGACTGGAAGATGGAAAGAGATGGTGACTCAGGAAGACTGCTTA GTCAGAAGCCATCCGACACATATACCATCCACGATGGACTTGTCCATACCGTACAGAGGTCTCCATTTTTCAAAGACATAATTCTCACAGTTGGAGGCTGGAATTTTGCAATATGGAAAGAAGGTGTCATG AGTGGACCACTCCTTGAGTCAAGCTGTGCAGCAAAGAGATATACTGTTGGACACTGGTCCTTATCAAGACCAGGTGTTTTCTTCATTGGAAGAGAAGATGGGAATATTGATATTTGGGACCTATTGGAGAAAACACATGAAGCGTCTCAGACCCAAAATGTCTGTATTGCACTGATTACTTGCATCAAACCCTGGATTTACTCTT CAAAGCAACACTTCTTAGCAGTATCTGATGACTTTGGCACTCTGCATGTTTTAGAAGTTTCATGGACATTAAGCCACCCTTCCAGCAATGAG CGTTCTAGTGTTCTTCATTACTTTGAGCGAGAAGTCAAACACCTGGAGTTTTCTGAGCAGCGGCGAGAATTcagagatcaagaaagaatgGCATTGGAGCAGGAAAAACTGATGAAGAAAACA
- the DNAI3 gene encoding dynein axonemal intermediate chain 3 isoform X3, with amino-acid sequence MICAVPEQSSGQQSFKMAESPASPESPLSGGGSAKKPKAKRSPKPKGSPKGSPKGSPKSTPKSTPKGKQKPAAKKDEELDLSMASMGHPEIFPLVLTEKTQEIFNCRTDIDVTVENPYKLVNKEDIINDMKTRAAISDFHPIKKIVIDYPGEELLIVFDRELKYGQIFYLIATEEAKESILNPPEPEEEEGEVKEGVQEEYVYKPPVRKPWVSLGSEKEIEEESVKESTRKIKYKISRQHKEFGARIKFHNRNATTDAKHGYVECTTYHDKNFTIRQLEKNVGTQVVPIENETGTQTKWTYPKNATTQYYPREFSDEERQKYLSSEDLKNFIVSVAIRVELALQQNEIMNAFFDDWKALAEDEGGFAGKSDVSLKEYQSFTDLHYLKDRTVSCICWHPTIYGIIAVAVTERLSYEDRVQQSGRLLLWKAPILFWSFADPIHPQLMLECPEDIYCFQFSPSNPNIIAGGCMNGQPSFMLEQQIGKEPHLVRYCAVSSIEYGHKSVITDIQWLPELLEVNRMGTVFENRAGVCVQLVTCSPDCTIYFWDLRAHRPTIQPSNEKKKEEKIVAVPPDVPVTFKHLDLSWRPLIKVNLPKTDTGAEYSPTKLSFREEHYHTKIQDKTQPQIKPEAPIEKLPYSQIQSTSMKPLKLLENITTNFFVGTEDGEVLYTDWKMERDGDSGRLLSQKPSDTYTIHDGLVHTVQRSPFFKDIILTVGGWNFAIWKEGVMSGPLLESSCAAKRYTVGHWSLSRPGVFFIGREDGNIDIWDLLEKTHEASQTQNVCIALITCIKPWIYSSKQHFLAVSDDFGTLHVLEVSWTLSHPSSNERSSVLHYFEREVKHLEFSEQRREFRDQERMALEQEKLMKKTKVVGGQRSREIIEEQTNQDYVEFLDLEKTVLTRLGLLKVPDRFASRTN; translated from the exons ACAACAatcttttaaaatggctgaaagcCCAGCATCCCCTGAATCCCCTTTATCTGGTGGCGGTTCAGCAAAGAAACCTAAAGCTAAAAGGTCACCAAAACCCAAAGGCTCACCCAAAGGCTCACCCAAAGGCTCACCCAAATCAACACCCAAATCAACACCCAAAGGGAAGCAAAAACCTGCTG CTAAAAAAGATGAGGAGCTTGATTTATCTATGGCAAGCATGG GCCACCCAGAAATCTTTCCCTTGGTCCTCACTGAAAAAACTCAGGAAATATTTAATTGCCGCACTGATATAGATGTCACAGTTGAAAATCCTTACAAACTTGTGAACAAAGAGGACATCATTAATGATATGAAGACAAGAGCTGCAATTTCTGACTTCCACCCAATCAAAAAAATTGTCATA GATTATCCTGGGGAAGAACTTCTGATAGTGTTTGACAGAGAATTAAAATACGGGCAGATCTTTTATCTTATTGCGACTGAAGAGGCCAAGGAAAGCATTTTAAAT CCTCCAGagccagaggaagaggaaggggaggttaAAGAGGGCGTCCAAGAAGAATATGTTTATAAGCCCCCTGTACGTAAACCTTGGGTCTCACTTGGAAGTGAAAAGGAAATTGAAGAAGAATCAGTTAAGGAATCAACAAGGAAG ATTAAATATAAGATTTCTCGGcaacacaaagaatttggggctcGGATAAAATTTCACAACAGAAATGCTACGACTGATGCTAAGCATGGCTATGTGGAATGTACGACTTATCATGACAAGAACTTTACCATTCGGCAGCTTGAGAAAAATGTTGGTACACAGGTTGTTCCAATAGAAAATGAGACAGGAACTCAGACAAAATG GACCTACCCCAAAAATGCAACGACACAATATTATCCACGAGAATTTTCAGATGAAGAAAGACAGAAATATTTGTCATCAGAAGATCTGAAAAACTTTATTGTCTCTGTGGCTATAAG AGTTGAACTAGCGCTGCAGCAAAATGAAATCATGAATGCCTTTTTTGACGACTGGAAAGcccttgcagaagatgaaggtggcTTTGCGGGCAAGTCAGATGTTTCCCTTAAGGAGTACCAGTCATTTACAGACCTGCATTATCTCAAGGACAGAACTGTTAGCTGCATTTGCTGGCACCCAACCATTTATG GGATTATTGCAGTGGCAGTAACAGAGCGACTCTCTTATGAGGACCGAGTGCAACAATCTGGTCGATTACTCTTGTGGAAAGCACCAATTCTATTTTGGAGTTTTGCAGACCCTATTCATCCCCAG CTGATGCTGGAGTGCCCTGAAGACATCTACTGCTTTCAGTTCTCTCCAAGCAATCCCaacatcattgcaggaggctgTATGAATGGACAG CCAAGTTTTATGCTGGAGCAACAAATTGGGAAGGAGCCACACTTGGTGAGATATTGTGCAGTCTCTTCCATTGAATATGGCCATAAATCGGTAATAACAGATATACAGTGGTTGCCAGAGCTTTTGGAG GTCAACAGAATGGGCACTGTTTTTGAAAACAGAGCTGGAGTTTGTGTACAGCTTGTCACCTGCTCACCAGACTG CACAATTTATTTTTGGGATCTTCGAGCCCACAGGCCTACTATCCAGCCTTCGAATGagaaaaaaaaggaggaaaagatTGTTGCAGTTCCACCTGATGTGCCTGTTACCTTCAAACACCTGGATCTCTCCTGGAGGCCTCTCATTAAG GTAAACCTGCCCAAGACAGATACAGGTGCAGAGTACAGTCCAACAAAACTTAGCTTCAGAGAAGAGCATTATCATACCAAAATTCAAG ACAAAACACAACCCCAAATCAAACCAGAGGCACCTATAGAAAAGCTGCCATATAGCCAGATACAGAGCACGTCAATGAAACCTCTTAAGCTGCTAGAAAATATCACCACCAACTTTTTTGTTGGGACTGAA GATGGCGAAGTTCTTTATACAGACTGGAAGATGGAAAGAGATGGTGACTCAGGAAGACTGCTTA GTCAGAAGCCATCCGACACATATACCATCCACGATGGACTTGTCCATACCGTACAGAGGTCTCCATTTTTCAAAGACATAATTCTCACAGTTGGAGGCTGGAATTTTGCAATATGGAAAGAAGGTGTCATG AGTGGACCACTCCTTGAGTCAAGCTGTGCAGCAAAGAGATATACTGTTGGACACTGGTCCTTATCAAGACCAGGTGTTTTCTTCATTGGAAGAGAAGATGGGAATATTGATATTTGGGACCTATTGGAGAAAACACATGAAGCGTCTCAGACCCAAAATGTCTGTATTGCACTGATTACTTGCATCAAACCCTGGATTTACTCTT CAAAGCAACACTTCTTAGCAGTATCTGATGACTTTGGCACTCTGCATGTTTTAGAAGTTTCATGGACATTAAGCCACCCTTCCAGCAATGAG CGTTCTAGTGTTCTTCATTACTTTGAGCGAGAAGTCAAACACCTGGAGTTTTCTGAGCAGCGGCGAGAATTcagagatcaagaaagaatgGCATTGGAGCAGGAAAAACTGATGAAGAAAACA
- the DNAI3 gene encoding dynein axonemal intermediate chain 3 isoform X2: MAESPASPESPLSGGGSAKKPKAKRSPKPKGSPKGSPKGSPKSTPKSTPKGKQKPAAKKDEELDLSMASMGHPEIFPLVLTEKTQEIFNCRTDIDVTVENPYKLVNKEDIINDMKTRAAISDFHPIKKIVIDYPGEELLIVFDRELKYGQIFYLIATEEAKESILNPPEPEEEEGEVKEGVQEEYVYKPPVRKPWVSLGSEKEIEEESVKESTRKIKYKISRQHKEFGARIKFHNRNATTDAKHGYVECTTYHDKNFTIRQLEKNVGTQVVPIENETGTQTKWTYPKNATTQYYPREFSDEERQKYLSSEDLKNFIVSVAIRVELALQQNEIMNAFFDDWKALAEDEGGFAGKSDVSLKEYQSFTDLHYLKDRTVSCICWHPTIYGIIAVAVTERLSYEDRVQQSGRLLLWKAPILFWSFADPIHPQLMLECPEDIYCFQFSPSNPNIIAGGCMNGQVVLWDISEYEERLQNAKSGTGGSKNTTVNMPSFMLEQQIGKEPHLVRYCAVSSIEYGHKSVITDIQWLPELLEVNRMGTVFENRAGVCVQLVTCSPDCTIYFWDLRAHRPTIQPSNEKKKEEKIVAVPPDVPVTFKHLDLSWRPLIKVNLPKTDTGAEYSPTKLSFREEHYHTKIQDKTQPQIKPEAPIEKLPYSQIQSTSMKPLKLLENITTNFFVGTEDGEVLYTDWKMERDGDSGRLLSQKPSDTYTIHDGLVHTVQRSPFFKDIILTVGGWNFAIWKEGVMSGPLLESSCAAKRYTVGHWSLSRPGVFFIGREDGNIDIWDLLEKTHEASQTQNVCIALITCIKPWIYSSKQHFLAVSDDFGTLHVLEVSWTLSHPSSNERSSVLHYFEREVKHLEFSEQRREFRDQERMALEQEKLMKKTKVVGGQRSREIIEEQTNQDYVEFLDLEKTVLTRLGLLKVPDRFASRTN, encoded by the exons atggctgaaagcCCAGCATCCCCTGAATCCCCTTTATCTGGTGGCGGTTCAGCAAAGAAACCTAAAGCTAAAAGGTCACCAAAACCCAAAGGCTCACCCAAAGGCTCACCCAAAGGCTCACCCAAATCAACACCCAAATCAACACCCAAAGGGAAGCAAAAACCTGCTG CTAAAAAAGATGAGGAGCTTGATTTATCTATGGCAAGCATGG GCCACCCAGAAATCTTTCCCTTGGTCCTCACTGAAAAAACTCAGGAAATATTTAATTGCCGCACTGATATAGATGTCACAGTTGAAAATCCTTACAAACTTGTGAACAAAGAGGACATCATTAATGATATGAAGACAAGAGCTGCAATTTCTGACTTCCACCCAATCAAAAAAATTGTCATA GATTATCCTGGGGAAGAACTTCTGATAGTGTTTGACAGAGAATTAAAATACGGGCAGATCTTTTATCTTATTGCGACTGAAGAGGCCAAGGAAAGCATTTTAAAT CCTCCAGagccagaggaagaggaaggggaggttaAAGAGGGCGTCCAAGAAGAATATGTTTATAAGCCCCCTGTACGTAAACCTTGGGTCTCACTTGGAAGTGAAAAGGAAATTGAAGAAGAATCAGTTAAGGAATCAACAAGGAAG ATTAAATATAAGATTTCTCGGcaacacaaagaatttggggctcGGATAAAATTTCACAACAGAAATGCTACGACTGATGCTAAGCATGGCTATGTGGAATGTACGACTTATCATGACAAGAACTTTACCATTCGGCAGCTTGAGAAAAATGTTGGTACACAGGTTGTTCCAATAGAAAATGAGACAGGAACTCAGACAAAATG GACCTACCCCAAAAATGCAACGACACAATATTATCCACGAGAATTTTCAGATGAAGAAAGACAGAAATATTTGTCATCAGAAGATCTGAAAAACTTTATTGTCTCTGTGGCTATAAG AGTTGAACTAGCGCTGCAGCAAAATGAAATCATGAATGCCTTTTTTGACGACTGGAAAGcccttgcagaagatgaaggtggcTTTGCGGGCAAGTCAGATGTTTCCCTTAAGGAGTACCAGTCATTTACAGACCTGCATTATCTCAAGGACAGAACTGTTAGCTGCATTTGCTGGCACCCAACCATTTATG GGATTATTGCAGTGGCAGTAACAGAGCGACTCTCTTATGAGGACCGAGTGCAACAATCTGGTCGATTACTCTTGTGGAAAGCACCAATTCTATTTTGGAGTTTTGCAGACCCTATTCATCCCCAG CTGATGCTGGAGTGCCCTGAAGACATCTACTGCTTTCAGTTCTCTCCAAGCAATCCCaacatcattgcaggaggctgTATGAATGGACAG GTTGTTCTGTGGGACATTTCAGAGTATGAAGAGAGGTTACAAAATGCAAAGTCAGGTACAGGAGGAAGCAAAAATACCACAGTTAATATG CCAAGTTTTATGCTGGAGCAACAAATTGGGAAGGAGCCACACTTGGTGAGATATTGTGCAGTCTCTTCCATTGAATATGGCCATAAATCGGTAATAACAGATATACAGTGGTTGCCAGAGCTTTTGGAG GTCAACAGAATGGGCACTGTTTTTGAAAACAGAGCTGGAGTTTGTGTACAGCTTGTCACCTGCTCACCAGACTG CACAATTTATTTTTGGGATCTTCGAGCCCACAGGCCTACTATCCAGCCTTCGAATGagaaaaaaaaggaggaaaagatTGTTGCAGTTCCACCTGATGTGCCTGTTACCTTCAAACACCTGGATCTCTCCTGGAGGCCTCTCATTAAG GTAAACCTGCCCAAGACAGATACAGGTGCAGAGTACAGTCCAACAAAACTTAGCTTCAGAGAAGAGCATTATCATACCAAAATTCAAG ACAAAACACAACCCCAAATCAAACCAGAGGCACCTATAGAAAAGCTGCCATATAGCCAGATACAGAGCACGTCAATGAAACCTCTTAAGCTGCTAGAAAATATCACCACCAACTTTTTTGTTGGGACTGAA GATGGCGAAGTTCTTTATACAGACTGGAAGATGGAAAGAGATGGTGACTCAGGAAGACTGCTTA GTCAGAAGCCATCCGACACATATACCATCCACGATGGACTTGTCCATACCGTACAGAGGTCTCCATTTTTCAAAGACATAATTCTCACAGTTGGAGGCTGGAATTTTGCAATATGGAAAGAAGGTGTCATG AGTGGACCACTCCTTGAGTCAAGCTGTGCAGCAAAGAGATATACTGTTGGACACTGGTCCTTATCAAGACCAGGTGTTTTCTTCATTGGAAGAGAAGATGGGAATATTGATATTTGGGACCTATTGGAGAAAACACATGAAGCGTCTCAGACCCAAAATGTCTGTATTGCACTGATTACTTGCATCAAACCCTGGATTTACTCTT CAAAGCAACACTTCTTAGCAGTATCTGATGACTTTGGCACTCTGCATGTTTTAGAAGTTTCATGGACATTAAGCCACCCTTCCAGCAATGAG CGTTCTAGTGTTCTTCATTACTTTGAGCGAGAAGTCAAACACCTGGAGTTTTCTGAGCAGCGGCGAGAATTcagagatcaagaaagaatgGCATTGGAGCAGGAAAAACTGATGAAGAAAACA